The Populus alba chromosome 4, ASM523922v2, whole genome shotgun sequence genome contains a region encoding:
- the LOC118060295 gene encoding endochitinase WIN8, which yields MRFWALTVLSLLLSLLLGVSSDTPLCGRDAGNATCPNDLCCSSAGYCGSTDAYCCAGCQSQCHNCIITESVFEEMLPDRNDSRCPGKGFYTYDAFINASKAYPEFGMTGDDDIKKRELAAFFGQTSQETSGRWIIGEETAPYTWGYCLVNETNPKSHYCDPNTNSAYPCVADKHYYGRGPIQLTWNHNYGRFGHELEKDLLYQPEKVAKDPVLSFKAALWFWMTQHPSGAPSCHEVITGQWSPSEADKEAGRKPGYGLLTNIITNGSECAKDEETRERNRIEYYLRYCDLLEVDPGDNLNCDDQKPFDDNGLLKMVVSTM from the exons ATGAGGTTCTGGGCACTTACAGTTTTATCTTTATTGTTGTCTCTGTTACTCGGAGTCTCATCGGATACTCCACTGTGCGGACGGGATGCTGGGAATGCCACATGCCCAAACGACCTGTGCTGTAGCAGTGCTGGTTACTGCGGTTCAACAGATGCTTACTGTTGTGCAGGCTGTCAAAGCCAATGCCATAACTGCATCATCACGGAATCAGTGTTTGAGGAGATGCTACCGGATAGAAACGATTCCCGCTGTCCTGGAAAGGGATTCTATACGTATGATGCTTTTATTAATGCCTCTAAAGCCTACCCTGAATTTGGCATGACTGGCGATGATGacattaaaaagagagagcttGCTGCTTTCTTCGGACAAACCTCTCAAGAAACTAGTG GACGGTGGATAATTGGAGAGGAGACTGCTCCATATACATGGGGATATTGCCTTGTTAACGAGACGAACCCTAAATCTCATTACTGTGATCCAAATACAAATTCTGCTTATCCATGTGTAGCCGACAAGCATTATTATGGCCGAGGTCCTATCCAACTTACGTG GAACCACAACTACGGGAGATTTGGACATGAATTAGAGAAAGATTTATTATACCAGCCAGAAAAGGTGGCAAAGGATCCAGTGCTTTCATTCAAGGCAGCACTCTGGTTCTGGATGACTCAACATCCATCAGGTGCACCGTCGTGCCATGAAGTCATCACCGGACAATGGTCTCCATCAGAAGCGGATAAAGAGGCCGGCAGGAAACCAGGCTATGGTTTGTTAACAAACATTATCACTAATGGCAGTGAATGTGCTAAAGACGAGGAAACAAGGGAGCGGAATCGCATTGAGTACTATTTGAGGTACTGCGACTTGTTAGAGGTTGACCCTGGAGACAACCTTAATTGCGACGACCAAAAGCCATTTGACGATAATGGACTCTTAAAAATGGTGGTCAGTACCATGTAG